ttaatcccacctccttaaatctgtcaccaatgaatttcatgtataaatacggacgtaaccctgccattctccggagcattatctcaattcgttgaggttctgcttcccggcatatgttgacagtttggctcaaataaactcacaaaaattctttacaggtttcaatgtttttttttacgttaacagtgGCTTTAATACTGATAGTGAAAATAATCAGTGTTGTGAGAATACTGATTACCTCCACTACCACTACTCTTGTTGGCATAGAGGGTTGAGTGTGTTCAAGTTTGTACAGTTTTGGCATACCTAACCAAAATGTTAGGAGAGGCGGCTGTCGCTGTTCCTGAAGGGACAGCAAAAGAGTTGTTGCCAGACTTCACTGACAGTGGCTGGGAGTTTAAAACTGAGTTGTTTTTGGAGGCATGATGAAAAATGACTATATTCTCAGCAGAAGAATTCTATTTATGTCTACCAGTCCCATTATATCTAAAAACTGTAGGAGGAAAATGTAATTCTAAACTGGCCCTGTACCTCTAAGACTCAATTTCAGTCGGTCAGCCAGGACACGCTGTTCATAGACTTCCTCGGCAGCATCTGGGCGCAAAGATGTCAGGTCTCTATTCTTTGTCAAGGTTGTTGTCATTCTCCAATGGATGCCCGCTGTTCTTGAGCCTCTCCATGGGGGTAAGATTCATTTGATGGATAGATAGACGTACTGGAAGGGTGGGATTTCTCAGGAATTCGATGTTAGTGTAGGTGGAGTTATATGGGACTGTAGAGGTATtagttaaatagaaataaaaaaactgaaatcGTCCTAATGGTTATGGAGATGAGTGTATTTATGGAGGGAGGGGtattggctttttctttttgtgtccCTCCGTTTTTTTCTTTAGTACTCTGTTAAAAGtcaaagagacagaaaatagccAGTCACTGCAAGGAAAGCTAAGCTCCAGGTATCCTGCCTTCCCAGACCACTCCAGGTTAGGATGGTATTGGCCACTTTCTAAGGGAGTGTAGACTCCACCTCACCAGGCACCCACCCTCCGGCCTGGACTCAGACTTTCTCTCACTCTAGCTTTCTCCCTTATCCCCTTCCTTTAAGGAATACTAACCACAGGTTTCAAAGATGTCTTCATAAGCATCTTCCAGCATCATCTCCTCTACAGACCAGGTAAGCATTCTCTTTTTCGGTCTGGGTTCTGaggttatagaaaagaaaaatggatttcAATTTTGTACAGAGATTTAGGGGTAATTTCAGATATCTAGAAAAACACTTCCTCTATTCTTCCACCAGATTCCTTCTACTCAGCTCTCATCTTCACCCCTCATGTCAGATCAGTGCCTCTCTCCTCTTCAGTGTCCCTGGCCAAGTTCAGGCCCCTCTGTATAGATATAACAATCCAAGACTCTGGGGTAGCCCGAGGGCCAGATCCCTTGGAGAGCAGAGATGAGATTATAATATTGATACTTGACCATCGCAGTGACTGAGGTCCCAGCAAACACTGAGAATGAGGGGCAATTAAGAACAATAGGCCTTCAAGTCCTCACAGCTATTTTTCTTTAATACCTTTATTATATTGGGAAAAATCATCTAGcttgttataaaaagaaaatttccaataaaacaaaaaaacaaaggcacCTAGGCCTTTTACTTCTCTCCTAGTATATCACACCTAGAGAAAACCACTGCTATTGTTTTAGTGATTTTTCTCCAGATATTCTATGCATGTGTAAACATCATGCTTCGCATGCTATCCTCTGACTTGCCTTTTTCTCTAACAAAACATCAGGTTGTGGAAAACTTTCCATGGCAGTAAATATGTCAACAACAGCCCTTTTAAtgtctgtatagtattccattgtgtagatgtaccctaCTTTATTTAGTTGTTTTGCATTGTTAGACATTTAGCTTGTTTATAACGTTTAGCTATTGTACCTAATACTGTAATTGGACAATCTCAAGCATCCTTTTTGGGGGTACTTGTGTAATTATCTTTGGATATAGATCAATAAATGAGATGATTGGTTCACAgtgtttccacatttttaaagttatcagTAATATATTGAAAGAGTGAGAACAAAAGGGAGAAGACAACCAAAGTACTCTCCATAAAGATTGTGCCAATTTGTACCTCCACCACTGGAAATTGTAACTTTTAAGATAACCTATACCCATTCAGACAAAGATCTTGTGTTAGCCAGTGCTGAGCCATCATATTGGAGTACTAAGTGGTGGTACCCAAGGACTCTCCCTGTCCTTCATCCACTTCTCCTGACCACCAACCATAGTATGAGAAAAGAGTTTCAGACTCAAAATAGGAATGTTTTATAAACTGTGAGAAGAAGGTCTCTATAtagagtgtccccccaaaatgtatacacacttaacagctgagagctcaattgatgtttctttcttttcagatttaacccattggaattaatcattattcaaagtgaatatacattttttgggacacctgtattttttcttctctgactAACCACTGATCTAGCATTACCTTCAAAAAAAGTCATCGTCGTCATCTTCACAGTTGTAATCATCGTAATCATCTTCATCATTGGTGTAAGTTTTTGGGAAGTGAAAGTCAGCACTATAGTTGTCGTGAAGCTCAGTAGTGTTTTGAGCTCCATTTACCTTAGAACATTCACCTTCCTCCATGGGTTCATCTAAGGCAAATGTCACTGATAAATTCTTTTTAGGTGTTAATCTTAAGCCTCCTTTCTGTACAGCAAGAAGATGAAGGGGGAAAAGTCAGTTGGTGCCCAACAGTTTAGAGATTGGTCCCTGTGGCAATAACATTTAAAGAGTCATTTACCTTTAGGATTGACTTTAGAGGCCTAGTTTCCATGGAATGTTTTCCTCGgggctcttctttttcttctgtcatTTCTACATTGGTAGGGAACCTGGGGAACATAGAAAGGACAAAGCAATAGTGAAAATAGACACACTTCAAGCTCCTTAAGTAAATGCACCTGTTACCCCATTCCTGCATATGTATTTGAACAATGAAACGGACAATAGAGCAAgacattttagccttttattccTCAAAACCTTGATCACctcctgttttcttatttttcgcTTTCATATTCCTCTTCTCCCCCATATTTCCTTATTATTGGGTCAGAGAACTGCAAGTAGAGAATGCGGGGTGGCTCCAGGacattcatatagaaaatattGCCTAGAAGTTCCTTAAGGGGCTTGTGTTCCTTTTCTTCTCCACATGGCAAATTGGGgaataaaaatcatgttttggAGAAGCTCTAATGTTGATAGTTTGGCTTTACCTTTCTGCAACTCATCCCACTAATGTGATCACTCAAGTTGTGCCAGGGGGAGGGTATACCTAACAATGCTGGAAAGTTTATGGTCACTGACCTAGCCCCATTTGAGCCAACTGATCTTGAAAGACTTGCTCAGAACCGTACAGAATCCAAGCACCTCCCAGAACTCCCTGCTTATGTTGAATATTGATTCCTgcatctgttcttttttaaaattatattttattattgattttagagaggaagggagagcgagagagagagagagagaaacatcaaagataagagaaaatcattgattggctgccttctgcatgccccacactggagatcgagccctcaacccgggcatgtgccctgaccgggaatcgaactgtgacctcccggttcatgagtagactctcaaccactgagccatgccagctgggtctTATCAACCTAATAGAGGCAGCTCAGTACCTGGATGATGTACTTTCATCCTTGATGTCTGTGGTGTCCTCCTTGGAGTTTGCAATACTTGAAGTAAGTGATCGTTGGTGAGAACACAGCTCTTCCTGTTTATTCTGAGTGGCAGTTACCAGCCAGCGCAGCCCTTCAAGTAGGGGCTCATGGTTACTTCTTTGGAGGTTTTGGATAGCTGAGCAGGGTTCCTGTGACCAAAAGAGAAGACTCCAGCTCAGGAACCTGAGGCCACTGGGGATCAAAGTCCCTCCCACTCTCAGCTAAGGAGCAGAGGTACACATAAGCTCTGCAGTGCCTAGAGAGGCTTTAAGACTTCCTAGGAGAACTCAGTATTCACAGCTGAGAATGTAAATAAAAGCTACAAAAGCTAAGGTCATTCAATAAAGTGGTTGTGCTGTAATGTCTTAgatatgtgactttgggcaagaaACTCAGAGTTTTTGagcctcatccataaaatgaggaTATTGAAGCTTCCAGCTTTACAGAGCCATTTTGAAGTCTAATAAGAAAACATATGTGAGGGTAGTTAGGAGTGGGATATTGTCATCATCGAGTCAGAAATCACCACTATAGGCATCACCTGGCAGGAAGAGGCTTTGCCTGAGATCTAGCATATGGGGCTGATTATGGAGTGGTGCAAGGTATGCATCAGTTGGGCTTGAGAGGGCAAAAGAGGGGAGGGGTTGACACTTACCAGAAGGCAAATGAACTTGTTGTCATTCATTATCCCTTCCAGATATTTAATAATATCACCAGGTGAGAGGGCATTATGCCGGTCTTGTTTATTTGCCAATCTAGAGCAGGGCACAGGAGAGAGGgtaggaagaagagaggaagagtaaAACATAAATAGAGGCAAAGGgcaagaaaagaagggaaatagGGGGAGAACCTATTATGGTACAGTTGCTACATATTCAAGAACTAGCTTTAAAGACATGCACAATGAGATGAACCAGACATTTTTCTAGCCAATTCTCAATGACGGAAAGAATAACACATATAACTTGAATCCAAGATCATCCCCAGATCGAATTTCTCACTTCATCTCTACACTATGCCATAAAACTTTAATTAGAATTGCTAACTGGGAT
The sequence above is a segment of the Myotis daubentonii chromosome X, mMyoDau2.1, whole genome shotgun sequence genome. Coding sequences within it:
- the LOC132223478 gene encoding ADP-ribosylation factor-like protein 13A → MANSARNVTIIIIGLDNAGKTLLTEAFRRLLPSKIDRSMNSKLTTVLLDEYEIAIYDLNGDMKGREIWPDYYAQAHGIVFVLDSSDLGRMQEVKTTLSNLLSDARVAGKPILLLANKQDRHNALSPGDIIKYLEGIMNDNKFICLLEPCSAIQNLQRSNHEPLLEGLRWLVTATQNKQEELCSHQRSLTSSIANSKEDTTDIKDESTSSRFPTNVEMTEEKEEPRGKHSMETRPLKSILKKGGLRLTPKKNLSVTFALDEPMEEGECSKVNGAQNTTELHDNYSADFHFPKTYTNDEDDYDDYNCEDDDDDFF